CTCCCGTGGCCGGGTACGTACACCGGCTGATGATCGACCGGGATACGGCTCCGGCCGGGTTCGGCCGGCTGCTGCTCGCGCACGCGGAGCAGCGGATCGCCGATACCGGGCGGGAGTTCGTACGGCTGGACTGCCTGTCGAACAATCCCGGGCTGCGGACGTACTACGAGGCTGCCGGCTACCGCGTCGCCGGTGAGGAGCCGGGCAAGGTGGGGAAGGACGGCAGCCGCTACGGAGTGGTCCTGCTGGAGAAGCTGGTGAGCTGAAGCCGGTCGATCGGGGCCGGTCAGCTGAACCCGGTCAGCTGAAGGGCCAGCAGCGCGACGTCGTCCTCGCGGGTGCCGAAGCAGTCCAGCAAGGCGTCGCAGAGCGCGGCGACGCCCTGCGGCGCGTGCGCCGCGGCGCGGCGGAGTCGTTCGAGGGAGACCGTGAGGTCCGTGCCGCGGGTCTCGATCAGTCCGTCGGTGACCATCAACAGCCGTTCACCGTGAGCCAGTTGGACCTCTGCCGGATGCGGATGATCCAGCTCGAGACCGAGCAATGGGCCGGAGACCGCCAGGTAGGACGCCTCTCCGTCGTCCGTGACGACCAGCGGGCGGATATGGCCGGCGTTCGCGATCCGGGCGCGGCCGGTGTGCGGGTCGATCAGGGCCAGGCAGACGGTGGCCGTGGCCTCCGGGTGGTAGCGCTGGAGCATCCGGTCGAGGCGGCGCAGCAGAACGGCAGGGTCGCTCTCGTCGGTCGCGTACGCGCGCAGGGCGTGTCGCAGTTCGACCATCACGGTCGCCGCGTCCAGTGAGTGGCCGACGACGTCGCCGACACCGACCAGCAGTCCGGCGGGGGTGGAGAGTGCGACATAGAAGTCGCCGCCGATCTCGGCGTTCCGGGAGGCGGGCACATAGCGCAGAGCCAGGTCGGCCCCGGGCAGCGCCGGCGGCCGCTGGGGCAGGAAGCTGCGCTGCAGGGTCAGCGCCACATGGCGTTCCTCGGCGGTGGTGCGCAGCGTCTCGGCGGTGAGGGCCGTGGCTTGGGCGAGCCGACCGAGCAGGTGTGCCGTGTCCGGATCGTCGGAGGCGCGGGCCGGGCGGGCCAGGCAGACCGGCGGCTGGTCCGCCCGGCTGCGGGCCAGCAACAGGGCCGCGCCGCCGCTGACTTCGGGGACGAGGAATCCCGGCGGCCACAGCGGCGCCGGCGCTGTCACGGGATGTACGCCCGAGCGGCCCGCCATGCACCGCTGCAGCAGCTGGGCCACGGCCGTGCGGGCGCCGGAGTCCGGCGGGAAGTCGCAGCGCAGGCTGCCCGCGTACAGCGCGTCCCCGGGGCCGAAGACAAAGGCCGCCGCCGGGCCGGCGGTGAGCCGGGCGGTGGCGACGGCGGCGAGATCGGCCAGTTCCTGCGGGCCGTGCGCGCAGTGCACCTCCGTGATCGCGGCGGCGAGCCGGGTCAGCCGGCTCGCCTGCGCCTCGGCGTCGTGGCGGGAGCGGGCCCCGCGCAGCGCGGCCCTGATCACCGCTTCGATCTCCTCCGGTTCCACCGGGATCGTCAAATAGGCGTCGGCGCCCGCGTCCAGACCGCGGCTGCGGTCGCGCGGGGTGATCGCCGCGGCGCTGAAGTGCACCACAGGCATCGCGGCGATCACCGGGTGAGCCTTGATCCGGCGGCAGAGCTCGAAGCCGTTCATGTCGGGCAGGCCGATGTCGACCAGCGCGGCGTCCGGCAACGCACCCGACCTGAGTCTCGTATCGAGCTCGATCAGTGCGTCGCCGGCGCTCGCGGTGGGCACCACCCGGTGACCTGCCCGGCGCAGTACCGCGCCCATGGCGTAGCGATTGGCCTCGAGGTCGTCGACGACCAGCACAGTGGCGCCGTCGGCTTCGCTCATGTCGCGCATCTCCTCGGACGGAGGAAACCCCGCTCCGTAGTCGGCCCACCACGCTAGCGCGCTGCGGTCAACTGTGGGAGAAGACGGCGACGCTACGCGCCGGTACGGTGAAGGTGCCAGAACTCCCTTCGTATGAAGCTGACTTGGTGATAGGATCCGCGCCCGCGAGCTGCACCGGGTGGAGCGCGTACGCCTTCCCGGCCAGTGCCGTGACCCGCTGCGTCTGCCGCTCCGGTGTGGCGTTGAAGACCACGACCAGATCGCCGGCCCTCATCGTGATCACTCCCGGGGTCTCGTCCTTGCCGGAGAGCGGGAAGGAAACCGCGGACTGCACCTCACCGGCCGTGCTCAGACCAAAAGCCTTCTCGGTACGGCGGATGGTGAGGAGGTCCCGGTAGGCGGCCGACGCGCCGTTGATCTGCGGGCATCCCACTGTCAGTGAGCCGGCCGTCAACAGCGGTTTCGCATAGGGCCACTTGGTCTTGTTGTCGGCCTGCGGCGGCAGCCCGCGGCCGAAGCCGTTGCCGTCCCGGCAGTCCCAGTGGATCGCGTTGAACCAGTCACCGCTGTCATACGAATTGCGGTCCAGCGACTTGGAACGGAGCAGGTCGGTCCCGGCCTGTGAGAGCGCCGGTCCCTGGGAGAGAGCCGCGGTCGCCATCGCCAGTACCTGCATACGGGCCCGGTCCGCCGGTGACGTGGCGGGCGGGAGCTTGAAGGCGAGGGCGTCGTACAGCGACTCGTTGTCGTGGGCGTCCGCGTAGGCGAGGGCGTCGCCGGGAGCGGCGGCGTACCCGGCCGGGGCGCCGTTGTAGTCGACCTCGGATCCCTTGACACTCCGGCCGGAGCTGTCGGTGAAGGAGTACGCGGCGAGATTGCCCGTCAGACCCACCTTGATCAGGTCCTGGTAGTGCAGCAGCCGGGCCTTCTGCTCGGCCGGAGTTCCGTTCGCGGCCGAGGAGTTGGGGTCGGTGTAGAGGCCGGAGGCGAAGCCCTGCACGCGCGGGTCCTCGTCGAAGGGCCCGCCGCCGCGCACCGCGTCACGGGCCCGGTCGGAGAAGGTCGCCACCCCCGTGCCTGCCATGTTCTTCTGGGTGGCCTGGACGAAGCGGGCGTCGTCCGCGATCTCCCCGAAATTCCAGCCCTCGCCGTAGAGGATGATCTTCTTTCCGTCCACGCCGTCGCGCGCGGGCGTCAGCGCGTCGAGCGCCGCGCGCACCGCGAGGATATTGGCCTTCGGGTGGTGGCCCATCAGGTCGAAGCGGAAGCCGTCGACCTTGTACTCCTTGGCCCAGGTGACGACCGAGTCGACGACGAGCTTGCCCATCATGGCGTTCTCGGGGGCGGTGTTCGCACAGCAGGTGGAGGTGGCGACTGTGCCGTCGGCGAGCAGCCGCTGATAGTAGCCGGGCACGATCTTGTCGAGCACGGACTTGTCGGCCTGTCCGCTCGCCACGGTGTGGTTGTAGACGACGTCCATGACGGTGCGCAGGCCACTGGAGTTCAGGGACTGCACCATCTGCCGGAACTCGAGCGTACGCCTGGTGCCCTCCGGGTCGGAGGCGTACGAGCCCTCCGGGACGGTGTAGTGCAGCGGGTCGTAGCCCCAGTTGTAGGCGTCCTTGGCGGCGGCCTTCGCGACGCACGCCTGCTGCTCGTCCGAGTCCGGGGCGTACACCTTCACATCGCAGTCGGGCACGGTCTGGTCGGACTTCTTCTCGGGGATGGTGCCGATGTCGAAGGCGGGCAGGAGGTGGACGTAGGAGGTACCGGCGGCGGCGAGCGCGCGCAGATGCTTCATGCCCTGCGAGTCACGGTCGGCGAAGGCCAGATACTGGCCCGGGTGCTTCGATGTGCGGTCCGCGACCGAGAAGTCGCGGATGTGGAGCTCCTGGATCTGCGCGTCGCGCAGCGGTGTCGCGGCCGGCTTCCTGAGACCGGTCCACCCCGCCGGGGCGAGCTTCGGGTCGGCGAGGTCGATGACGAGGCTGCGAGCCGAGTCGGTGGTCAGGGCGGTGGAGTACGGGTCGGTGACCTTGTTGGTGACGAGCTTCTGGACGCCGGGCGCCCAGACCTTCACCGCGTATCTGTACTGCTTTCCGGCCCAGCCCTTGGGGCCGGCGACGGACCAGACGCCGCTCGCCTCGTCCCGTCGCATGGCGACCGTCCGGCCGTCGAGTTCGAGCGAGACGGAGTGAGCGGTGGGAGCCCAGAGGGAGAGGGTGGGGCGGCCGCGGTCGAAGACCGGTCCGAGGGCGGCCTTGGTGGCCTTGGCCGCGTACAGGTCGTCGAGGATCCCTGCCGTCTGGACGCCGGTGGCGGCGAGCAGCGCGCCGTTGGCCGCGCGCTGGGTGGCGATGAGCTGGCCGCGCAGCGACTGCCGGACCCGGTCCCGGTCGCGCGTGTCGACGGTGAACGCCGGATAGTCCTTGAGGTGCGGGTACTTCGCCTTCTGCGCGTCGGTCAGGGCGGCGGAGGTGAGACGCAGCCACCGGCCCTCGTCGGACAGTGCGCCGTCCTTGACGGTGATACCGCCGTCCGCCGCGTACACCAGCTGCTGACTGGTGGCATCGCTCGCCTTCACCTTCCAGACGACGGTGTCCCGGTCGATCCACTGGGCCTCGGCCCTGGCGAGGTCGAGCGAGGGCGCGCCGCCGGTCTGCGGCAGCAGATACTTCGGCTGCCCGGCGAGCAGCCAGACCTCGTTCGTGTACGTCGCGAGGTCCAGGGACTGGTCGGTCGGCAGGTCCTTCTGGTCGCCCTTGTGGAGGATGTAGCTGAGCGAGGTCGCGCCGGCGGCGAGCGGCACCTCGAAGGTGACTCCGTACGCGTCCTTCCTCACCGGCTGGAGCGGCTTGGACCAGTCCGTGGGCGATGCGGCGCCGGTCCAGGTGTGCAGACCCCAGCCGTCGTAGTCGCCGTCGGCGCGGTTGTAGTGGAGGACGGCCTTCGTCCTGTCCTGCGGCGGGTAGGCACCGTCGGGCGCGGTGTCCGACTGGCCTTCCCTGCCCTGCGCGATCCAGACCTGGCCGGTGCGGGCCAGTTCGACGGTGCGCTGCGGGCCGTCCACGGTGCCGTTCTTCTCGACGGTGTACGGGACGGTCGTGACGCCCTCGGCGAGCTTGATCCAGGCGAAGGCGCCGTACGCGTCACGGCCGGTGAAGGCGGTCCGCCGGGTGCCTGTGCTGAGCTGCCAGCCGTCGTAGTCGCCGTCGGGCCGCTGGTAGTGGACGACCGCGTAGTCGCGTTCGACAGCCACCGGCTTCTCCGGCGGCGGGGCCTGGCCGGCGGTCGTCTCCGCCCGGTCACTGGCGGTACGGCCCGCGCTGTCCACCACAACCGCCTTGTAGCGCAGGGGGGTTCCGGCCGCCGTATCGAGGTACTGAGTGACCTTGTACGGGGCGTGGTCGGCCGAGCCGAGGGTGCGCCACTTGCCGTTGCCGGCCTGGGCGGCGAAGACGACGCGGTTGAGGCCTCCGCCGTTCACGTCGGCAGATATCTCGACGGTGCCGGTGGCGCCGGCGGCCGGCGCCTTGAGGGTGAGCGTGGGCTTGGCGGCGGGCCCGGCGAGCGGCTTCGTGGCCCGGAGCACGACGGATGACAGCGCCGGCACGGTGACGGTGATCTTCCCGTCGACAGCGTGCACCGCGCCCGAGCCGCCGTACAGCGTACGGAAGTCCTTGGCGTCTGCCGGGATGGTCACGGTCTTCGCGGTGTCCGCGTTGTTGACGGCGACGAGATACTCGATGGAACCGGTGCGCGCTTTGGCGTCGGTGCGGGAGAAGGCGTACACCGAGTCCTTGGCGTACCGCTCCGTCTGGACACCGTCGCGCAGCGCCGGATGCTCCTTGGTGAGCTTCGACAGCGCGGCGATCGACCGGTAGACGGGGTGCGAGGTGTCGTACGCGTCGGACGCGTGTGTACGGTCCGAGCCGAGCTGGTCGTCGTCCAGATAGTCCGCGGTTTGGGAGGCGAAGAGGCTCTGGCGGGCGTCCTTGTCGCCGCCCGCGCCGGTGAAGCCCTGCTCGTCGCCGTAGTAGATCACCGGATTTCCGCGGGACAGGAACATCAGCTCGTTGGCGAGCCGCGCCCGCTTCAGCAGCTCGGCGTCGCCCGCCTTCGGATTGTCCTGCTTGAGGAAGGTGCCGATACGGCCCATGTCGTGGTTGCCGAGGAAGGTCACCTGCTCATAGGCGTTGGCCTTGTCGCTGGTGTATCGGTAGTCGTTCCCGAAGACGCCGGCGAGCTGGTCGGCGGACGCGCCCTGCGAGGCGTAGGCGCGGGCAGCCCCCTGGAAGGGGAAGTCCAGTGTGGCGTCGAGCCGGCCGCGCGTGACGTACGGCGAGGTGATCGCCGTGTCCCCGGCGAAGACCTCGCCGAACATGAAGAAGTCGTCCCGGCCGCGCTTGGCGGCGTAGGCGTCGAGCGCCGTGGCCCACTGGGTCCAGAAGTCCATGTCGACGTGCTTGACGGTGTCGATGCGGAAGCCGTCGATGTCGAAGTCGCGGACCCACTTCTCGTAGATCTCCTCCATGCCCCTGACGACCTCGGGGCGCTCGGTCCACAGGTCGTCGAGACCGGAGAAGTCACCGTACTCGGAGCTCTCGCCCGCGAAGGTCGAGTCGCCGCGGTTGTGGTACATCGTCGGGTCGTTGAGCCAGGCGGGCACCTTCTTCCCGCTGGTCCTTGGCGTGTACGGGAAGGAGCCGGCGTCGACCTTCCCGGTCCCCGCCCGGTCGTCGAACGGGCGGCCGCTGCTGTCCAGATACGGATAGGCGCCCTTGGGGCGGTAGCCGTACTTCTTCTCCGCGTAGTCGACGGTGTCGGCGGTGTGGTTGGTGATGACGTCGAAGAAGACCTTCATGCCCTTGGAGTGGGCCTTGTCGATCAGCTTCTCGAGGTCGGCGTTGGTGCCGAAGTGCGGGTCGACCTGGGTGAAGTCGGTGATCCAGTACCCGTGGTACGCGGCGGACGCGTCCTTGCCGGTGCCCTGGACGGGCCGGTTCTTGAAGATGGGCGCCATCCAGATGGCGGTGGTGCCCAGGCCCTTGATGTAGTCGAGTTTGCTCGTCAGACCCTTGAGGTCGCCGCCCTGGTAGAAGCCCTTGTCGGTGGGGTCGTACCCGGTCTCCAGCCGCGAACCGGTGAGCCCGCCACGGTCGTTGGCCGTATCGCCGTTGGCGAACCGGTCGGGGAGGACGAAGTAGAACTGCTCCCGCGTCAGATCATGTCGCGCGGGCTGCGCGGCGAGCGCCTTGTCCGAGGGCGGGGCGGGGGGTCTTGGCGCGCCGGCGGCCGGCCCGGCGGTTATGAGCGCCGCGAGGAGGGCGGCGGCGGTGCCTATGGCGGTGCCGGCCGCGCTGACGCGGGGGGTGGTGGTCACCGGTTGGTTCTCCTTGGGTGGGGACGCCCTTCGGGCGTGTCCTCAATCGCCGGACGGGCTGAAATTCCCGCCGGTCCGGCGGAATTCAGCCCCGCCGACGGTTGAGGCGCGGGGTCTGGGGCGGAGCCCCAGGTCGGACGGTGCCAAATCAAGCCCCGCCGGCGATTGAGGCGCGGGGCTTGGGGCGGAGCCCCAACAGGAGCCCCGCCCCGGCAAGGGCTAGCCGCAGGCGCGGGCTCCCGCGTGGAGCGCCACCGCCGTGTTCGGGGGCAGCGTTGCCGTGAACTGGCCCGAGGCGCCGACCGTCACCGGACGGCCCGACTGCACATCGCAGTAACCACCCGCGGGCAGCGACGTCTGGAACGTGCGGGTGAGTGACGACGACTCGTGGTTGATGGCGACGTACGCCTTCGAACCCCGCCCGAACGCGATCTGGTCCCCGCCGTTGTCCCACCAGTTGACGACGCCCTGACCGCGCGCCGTATTGCGGAAGGCGACCATGGACTTGATCTCGGGCCAGGCGTGCTGGCACTTCCAGCCGTCCTGCCAGCAGGCGTTCACCGTCCCGCCGTTGGGCGGTCCCGCGTCCTTGTCCGACCACTCGTAGCCGGAGTGAACGTCCGGCGATCCGTACGGCCACGCCAGCATGAAGACATTCGCGAGGGTGTAGTTGGCGCCGTCCTTGTAATTGAGGGTGTCGCCGCCGCGCTCGGTGTCGTGGTTGTCCACGAAGACCCCGGACTTGCCGGACTCCATGTACCCCCACCCCTCGCCGTAGTTCTTCAGATAGGCGAGGTTCTCGTTGTTGAAGACGCGCTTGAGGTCACGGGCGTACCGGAACTCCTGGACGTCGCCGTTCCCCAGGTACTCGCTGGGCGAGACCGGCTCGCCGGCCCCGTAGATCGCTTCCTGCTTCCAGTACACGCCGGGATTGCTGAGCCTGGACTTGATGTTGGCGAGGTCCGTGGCGGGCATGTGCTTCGCGGCGTCGATACGGAAGCCGTCGACGCCCAGGGTGAGCAGGTCGTTCAGATACGCGGCGATGCGGCCGCGCACGTAATCCTCGCCGGTGTCCAGGTCGGCGAGCCCGACGAGTTCACAGTTCTGGACGTTGGCGCGGTCGCCGTAGTTGGTGATGTTCGACCGGCAGTCGTCCATGTCGGCGCCGGAGTAGGTGCCCGGGTAGTTGTACTTGTCGTACGAGGAGCCGCCGGTGCCGGTACCGGACGCGGACGCCATGTGGTTGATCACGCTGTCGACGACGACCTTCACACCCGCCGCGTGGCAGGTGCTCACCATGCTCCGGAACGCGGTGCGGTCGCCGAGCCGCCCGGCGATCCTGTAGCTGACGGGCTGGTACGAGGTCCACCACTGCCCGCCCTGAATGTGCTCCTGGGGCGGAGAGACCTGGGCATAGCCGTAGCCGGCCGGCCCCAGGGTGTCGGTGCACGCCTTCGCGACCGACGCGAAATTCCACTCGAAAAGGACAGCCGTGACGTCCCTGTCCCCCGGCGGGGCCGCCTGCGCGGCGCCCGTCGGTGCAACCACACTCACCGCGGCGCCCGCCACAAGGGCGAGCGCCGCGGCCAGAGGTTTGCCGGCCATTTTTCCTCCTGCATGGGGGGAGGTGCGGGTGACGGTGCAGCCTTGTCCGGCAACGCGCCGTGCCCGTAAGGCCTTTGAGAGTTCTTGCTGCAAGGCAGCAGAAAGTTATTGCGGTCGCGACCGTACGAGCCTCCTGGTCCGGGGTCAACCCTTCGGACACACTCTCGTCGCACTGCGGAAATCTTGCCGTTTCCCAACTGCAAGACCTTACGCAAGGCTTGCAGTGGTGCTACTTTCAGCCATGGCTCCGGGCCGGCCGGCCGGGGGCCCGGCAGCTCCGGTCCCCACGCGCTCGGCCGGCCGGTCCGGTTACGCGTCCACCGGATTACGCGTCTACCGACGCGCCTGCGCGGTGGTGCCCCGGACCACCAGTTCCGGCTGGAACACATACTCCGTGCTCTGTACCGGACTTCCCTGCAGCTCCTCCAGCAGCGCGCCGACCGCCGCGGCCGCCATCGCCTTCACCGGCTGGCGGATCGTCGTCAGCGGCGGATCCGTGAACGCCACCAGTTGCGAGTCGTCGAACCCGACCACCGAGAGGTCGTACGGCACATCGAGGCCGCGCTCCCGGGCCGCCCGGACTACACCGAGCGCCATCATGTCGCTGCCGCAGACGATGGCGGTGCACTCCTTGTCCAGCAGCGCACCGGCCGCCGCATGGCCGCCCTCGACACTGAACAGGGAACGCTGGACCAGTTGTTCGGCAGCGGCGTCGGTGTAACCGAGGATGGAGGCGAGACCGTCCAGGAAGCCTTCGGTCTTGCGGTGGGCCGGCACATAGCGGCCCGGACCGATCGCCAGACCGATCCTCTCGTGCCCCAGCTCCGCCAGATGGTGCACAGCCATACGCATCGCCGACCGGTCGTCGCAGGAGACGCAGGGCGCGCTGATGTGCTCGCTGTACCCGTTGATGAGGACGAACGGAACTCCCCGGGCGACGAGTTCGGCGTACCGCGTGTGATCGGCCGAGGTGTCGGAGTGCTGTCCGGACAGAAAGACGATGCCGTTGACGCCGCTCTCCTGGAGCTGTTCGACCAGCTCGTCCTCGGTCGCGCCGCCCGGCAGCTGGGTGCAGAGCACCGGGGTGTAGCC
This portion of the Streptomyces sp. NBC_01750 genome encodes:
- a CDS encoding GNAT family N-acetyltransferase gives rise to the protein MKIICRLAAHTDVETLVALFDGAARWMQLNGIAQWKPGDKDADHFGHWMKEGEVWIAETGDGVTIGAYELWWEDQAAWGIQPPVAGYVHRLMIDRDTAPAGFGRLLLAHAEQRIADTGREFVRLDCLSNNPGLRTYYEAAGYRVAGEEPGKVGKDGSRYGVVLLEKLVS
- a CDS encoding fused response regulator/phosphatase; the encoded protein is MSEADGATVLVVDDLEANRYAMGAVLRRAGHRVVPTASAGDALIELDTRLRSGALPDAALVDIGLPDMNGFELCRRIKAHPVIAAMPVVHFSAAAITPRDRSRGLDAGADAYLTIPVEPEEIEAVIRAALRGARSRHDAEAQASRLTRLAAAITEVHCAHGPQELADLAAVATARLTAGPAAAFVFGPGDALYAGSLRCDFPPDSGARTAVAQLLQRCMAGRSGVHPVTAPAPLWPPGFLVPEVSGGAALLLARSRADQPPVCLARPARASDDPDTAHLLGRLAQATALTAETLRTTAEERHVALTLQRSFLPQRPPALPGADLALRYVPASRNAEIGGDFYVALSTPAGLLVGVGDVVGHSLDAATVMVELRHALRAYATDESDPAVLLRRLDRMLQRYHPEATATVCLALIDPHTGRARIANAGHIRPLVVTDDGEASYLAVSGPLLGLELDHPHPAEVQLAHGERLLMVTDGLIETRGTDLTVSLERLRRAAAHAPQGVAALCDALLDCFGTREDDVALLALQLTGFS
- the pulA gene encoding pullulanase-type alpha-1,6-glucosidase, with the protein product MGTAAALLAALITAGPAAGAPRPPAPPSDKALAAQPARHDLTREQFYFVLPDRFANGDTANDRGGLTGSRLETGYDPTDKGFYQGGDLKGLTSKLDYIKGLGTTAIWMAPIFKNRPVQGTGKDASAAYHGYWITDFTQVDPHFGTNADLEKLIDKAHSKGMKVFFDVITNHTADTVDYAEKKYGYRPKGAYPYLDSSGRPFDDRAGTGKVDAGSFPYTPRTSGKKVPAWLNDPTMYHNRGDSTFAGESSEYGDFSGLDDLWTERPEVVRGMEEIYEKWVRDFDIDGFRIDTVKHVDMDFWTQWATALDAYAAKRGRDDFFMFGEVFAGDTAITSPYVTRGRLDATLDFPFQGAARAYASQGASADQLAGVFGNDYRYTSDKANAYEQVTFLGNHDMGRIGTFLKQDNPKAGDAELLKRARLANELMFLSRGNPVIYYGDEQGFTGAGGDKDARQSLFASQTADYLDDDQLGSDRTHASDAYDTSHPVYRSIAALSKLTKEHPALRDGVQTERYAKDSVYAFSRTDAKARTGSIEYLVAVNNADTAKTVTIPADAKDFRTLYGGSGAVHAVDGKITVTVPALSSVVLRATKPLAGPAAKPTLTLKAPAAGATGTVEISADVNGGGLNRVVFAAQAGNGKWRTLGSADHAPYKVTQYLDTAAGTPLRYKAVVVDSAGRTASDRAETTAGQAPPPEKPVAVERDYAVVHYQRPDGDYDGWQLSTGTRRTAFTGRDAYGAFAWIKLAEGVTTVPYTVEKNGTVDGPQRTVELARTGQVWIAQGREGQSDTAPDGAYPPQDRTKAVLHYNRADGDYDGWGLHTWTGAASPTDWSKPLQPVRKDAYGVTFEVPLAAGATSLSYILHKGDQKDLPTDQSLDLATYTNEVWLLAGQPKYLLPQTGGAPSLDLARAEAQWIDRDTVVWKVKASDATSQQLVYAADGGITVKDGALSDEGRWLRLTSAALTDAQKAKYPHLKDYPAFTVDTRDRDRVRQSLRGQLIATQRAANGALLAATGVQTAGILDDLYAAKATKAALGPVFDRGRPTLSLWAPTAHSVSLELDGRTVAMRRDEASGVWSVAGPKGWAGKQYRYAVKVWAPGVQKLVTNKVTDPYSTALTTDSARSLVIDLADPKLAPAGWTGLRKPAATPLRDAQIQELHIRDFSVADRTSKHPGQYLAFADRDSQGMKHLRALAAAGTSYVHLLPAFDIGTIPEKKSDQTVPDCDVKVYAPDSDEQQACVAKAAAKDAYNWGYDPLHYTVPEGSYASDPEGTRRTLEFRQMVQSLNSSGLRTVMDVVYNHTVASGQADKSVLDKIVPGYYQRLLADGTVATSTCCANTAPENAMMGKLVVDSVVTWAKEYKVDGFRFDLMGHHPKANILAVRAALDALTPARDGVDGKKIILYGEGWNFGEIADDARFVQATQKNMAGTGVATFSDRARDAVRGGGPFDEDPRVQGFASGLYTDPNSSAANGTPAEQKARLLHYQDLIKVGLTGNLAAYSFTDSSGRSVKGSEVDYNGAPAGYAAAPGDALAYADAHDNESLYDALAFKLPPATSPADRARMQVLAMATAALSQGPALSQAGTDLLRSKSLDRNSYDSGDWFNAIHWDCRDGNGFGRGLPPQADNKTKWPYAKPLLTAGSLTVGCPQINGASAAYRDLLTIRRTEKAFGLSTAGEVQSAVSFPLSGKDETPGVITMRAGDLVVVFNATPERQTQRVTALAGKAYALHPVQLAGADPITKSASYEGSSGTFTVPARSVAVFSHS
- a CDS encoding LacI family DNA-binding transcriptional regulator, producing the protein MVDGVTIPPARGGVVQTGTAPRLADIAAQASVSEATASRVMNGKPGVASGTRQRVLAALDVLGYERPVRLRQRSAGLIGLLTPELTNPIFPAFAQAVEQVLAGHGYTPVLCTQLPGGATEDELVEQLQESGVNGIVFLSGQHSDTSADHTRYAELVARGVPFVLINGYSEHISAPCVSCDDRSAMRMAVHHLAELGHERIGLAIGPGRYVPAHRKTEGFLDGLASILGYTDAAAEQLVQRSLFSVEGGHAAAGALLDKECTAIVCGSDMMALGVVRAARERGLDVPYDLSVVGFDDSQLVAFTDPPLTTIRQPVKAMAAAAVGALLEELQGSPVQSTEYVFQPELVVRGTTAQARR